One region of Azospirillum lipoferum 4B genomic DNA includes:
- a CDS encoding formylmethanofuran dehydrogenase subunit C: MSVLSFRLKGPLTGRIDASPLLPHRLAELDMAEIAALPLRIGRGHAAVGDLFELSGSPGDAVELEGDERIDFVGAGLTAGTIRVAGPVGHRAGTGMSGGTLVVDGSAGLAAGAAMRGGVLFIGGHAGDGLGGALPGERTGMTGGRILVQGNCGDRVGERMRRGLIAVGGDAGAFAALHMNAGSLLIGGKPGAAIGHGMRNGTILFRGEVEPLPGFADCGLNQLPFLSLLDNHLSELDGVPPTCRGLTGRARRWLGDRGFGGRGELLACL, from the coding sequence ATGAGCGTGCTCAGCTTCCGCCTGAAAGGCCCGTTGACCGGCCGCATCGACGCCTCTCCCCTGCTGCCGCACCGGCTGGCGGAGCTGGACATGGCGGAGATCGCCGCCTTGCCGTTGCGGATCGGTCGGGGCCATGCCGCCGTGGGCGACCTGTTCGAGCTGTCCGGCAGTCCGGGCGATGCCGTCGAACTGGAGGGGGACGAGCGGATCGACTTCGTCGGCGCCGGGCTGACCGCCGGCACCATCCGGGTCGCCGGACCGGTCGGCCACCGCGCCGGCACCGGCATGAGCGGCGGCACCCTCGTGGTGGACGGGTCGGCCGGGCTGGCGGCGGGCGCCGCCATGCGCGGCGGCGTGCTGTTCATCGGCGGACATGCGGGCGACGGGCTGGGCGGCGCGCTGCCGGGTGAGCGGACGGGGATGACGGGTGGGCGGATCCTGGTGCAGGGCAATTGCGGCGACCGCGTCGGCGAACGCATGCGCCGCGGACTGATCGCCGTCGGCGGCGATGCCGGCGCCTTTGCCGCCCTGCACATGAATGCCGGCAGCCTGCTGATCGGCGGCAAACCGGGCGCCGCCATCGGCCATGGCATGCGAAACGGCACCATCCTGTTCCGCGGCGAGGTCGAGCCGCTGCCGGGTTTCGCCGACTGCGGCCTCAACCAGCTGCCGTTCCTGTCGCTCCTGGACAACCATCTGTCCGAACTGGACGGGGTGCCGCCGACCTGCCGGGGCCTGACCGGACGGGCGCGCCGCTGGCTGGGAGACCGTGGCTTCGGCGGACGCGGCGAACTGCTGGCCTGCCTCTGA
- a CDS encoding GlxA family transcriptional regulator, with translation MKCNEQQSGVSKIDTIGFLLVPDFSMIAFTAAVEPLRLANHISGRELYRWALLSPNGGVQRASNGIGICVDHTIADAPPMSAVMVCSGVGGHWYEDRAVFSWMRRSAAQGTAFGALCTASHILARAGLLNGYRCTIHWENMAGFAETFPEIEATGELFTIDRNRFTCAGGTAATDMMLHLIAARHGEKLAADIAEQLLHTKIRAGSVRQQEELQTNPMLDHEDLNAAVAVMQANIEEPLDLLTLAAELGQSRRNLERLFRRYMNCSPAKYYLGLRMKRARQLLCQTRMSVMEVSISCGFISATHFSKCYRDHFGVAPRSDRQNQRHSPLAAAHEFAGLT, from the coding sequence ATGAAGTGCAATGAACAGCAGTCCGGCGTTTCCAAGATCGACACGATCGGTTTTCTCCTGGTTCCCGATTTCTCCATGATCGCGTTCACCGCGGCGGTGGAGCCTCTGCGCCTTGCCAACCACATCAGCGGAAGGGAGCTGTATCGCTGGGCGCTGCTTTCCCCGAACGGCGGTGTCCAGCGGGCCAGCAACGGCATCGGGATCTGCGTCGATCACACCATCGCCGACGCCCCGCCGATGTCCGCCGTGATGGTGTGCAGCGGAGTCGGTGGCCACTGGTACGAGGATCGGGCGGTTTTCTCGTGGATGCGGCGTTCGGCCGCCCAGGGAACCGCCTTCGGTGCCCTGTGCACGGCCAGCCACATCCTGGCCCGCGCCGGCCTGCTGAACGGCTACCGCTGCACCATCCATTGGGAGAACATGGCCGGCTTCGCCGAGACCTTCCCGGAGATCGAGGCGACCGGCGAACTGTTCACCATCGACCGCAACCGCTTCACCTGCGCGGGCGGCACCGCCGCCACCGACATGATGCTGCACCTGATCGCCGCCCGCCATGGCGAGAAGCTGGCGGCGGACATCGCCGAGCAACTCCTGCACACCAAGATCCGGGCCGGCAGCGTCCGCCAGCAGGAGGAACTGCAGACCAATCCGATGCTGGATCACGAGGATCTCAACGCCGCCGTGGCGGTGATGCAGGCCAACATCGAAGAGCCGCTGGATCTGCTGACGCTGGCCGCGGAACTGGGTCAGTCCCGCCGGAACCTGGAGCGGCTGTTCCGCAGATACATGAACTGCTCGCCGGCCAAATACTATCTCGGCCTCCGGATGAAGCGGGCGCGGCAGTTGCTGTGCCAGACCCGCATGTCGGTGATGGAGGTGTCGATCAGCTGCGGCTTCATTTCCGCCACCCACTTCAGCAAATGCTATCGCGACCATTTCGGCGTCGCACCGCGCAGCGACCGCCAGAACCAGCGGCACAGCCCGCTTGCCGCAGCGCATGAGTTCGCCGGACTGACCTGA
- a CDS encoding dihydroneopterin aldolase, with amino-acid sequence MSTIPAGLYELFLENVVLPCRIGVFDYERDAPQRVRIDLLLHVRQDSAQFSDDIGDVLSYDDLLSGLKRILMDEHTNLVEMLAEKIARMCLAHEQVQSARVSVAKLDIYDGVAVPGIRLERTRDQLPGSSLPASRRLMVLTDRRI; translated from the coding sequence GTGTCCACGATCCCCGCAGGCCTCTACGAACTGTTTCTGGAGAATGTCGTCCTGCCCTGCCGGATCGGCGTCTTCGATTACGAGCGTGACGCTCCCCAGCGCGTGCGCATCGACCTGCTGTTGCATGTGCGCCAGGACAGTGCCCAATTCTCCGACGATATCGGCGACGTGCTGTCCTACGACGATCTGCTGTCGGGGCTGAAGCGGATCCTGATGGACGAGCACACCAATCTGGTCGAGATGCTGGCGGAAAAGATCGCCCGCATGTGCCTTGCCCACGAACAGGTGCAGTCGGCCCGCGTGTCGGTGGCGAAGCTGGACATCTATGACGGGGTCGCGGTTCCCGGCATCCGGCTGGAGCGGACGCGCGACCAGCTGCCCGGTTCGTCCCTGCCGGCGTCCCGTCGCCTGATGGTCTTGACCGATCGGCGGATCTGA
- a CDS encoding amino acid kinase family protein, translated as MTANPSPEDGSPNAAGNVTARPWVIKIGGSLSDWHRLGTWLDLISQPGHLHPLVIVPGGGPFADAVRDAQDNWRFDDRLAHRMALLAMEQFGLMLHGICPALQTAATRERLRSLIRAGMPAVWLPSAMALDQPEIAESWDVTSDSLAAWLAMELDAAALVLVKSGPCPCAATDAAALARDGLVDAAFPHWRARFAGETWCIHRDNHMLMEEALAGRANPGCTLLRSPEAELLPSVRA; from the coding sequence ATGACGGCCAACCCATCGCCTGAAGACGGATCGCCAAACGCTGCAGGGAACGTCACGGCACGGCCCTGGGTGATCAAGATCGGCGGCAGCCTGTCGGACTGGCACCGGCTGGGAACATGGTTGGACCTGATCTCCCAGCCCGGCCATCTCCACCCTCTGGTCATCGTGCCGGGCGGCGGCCCCTTCGCCGATGCGGTGCGCGACGCCCAGGACAATTGGCGCTTCGACGACCGGCTCGCCCATCGCATGGCCCTGCTGGCGATGGAGCAGTTCGGGTTGATGCTGCACGGCATTTGCCCGGCCCTGCAGACCGCGGCGACGCGCGAACGGCTGCGCTCGCTGATCCGGGCGGGGATGCCGGCGGTGTGGCTGCCGTCGGCGATGGCGCTCGACCAACCGGAGATCGCCGAAAGCTGGGATGTCACCTCCGACAGTCTGGCGGCATGGCTGGCGATGGAGCTGGACGCGGCGGCGCTGGTGCTGGTCAAGTCGGGTCCCTGCCCTTGTGCGGCCACCGATGCGGCGGCGCTGGCCCGCGACGGGCTGGTCGATGCGGCTTTCCCGCATTGGCGCGCGCGCTTCGCCGGCGAAACCTGGTGCATCCATCGCGACAACCACATGCTGATGGAAGAGGCGCTTGCCGGCCGCGCAAATCCCGGCTGCACCCTGCTGCGCAGCCCGGAGGCGGAACTTCTGCCAAGCGTGCGAGCATGA
- a CDS encoding flavoprotein — translation MTGESPDPASPRLAWALTGSGHYIKETLDLMARLAPLDVFLSKAAEEVMRMYRRRDGNFPPGTRLFRDRAASAPQIGRFYFGEYHTLVVGPATSNTVAKCVQGISDTLPTNAFAQAGKCRVPCIVFACDTAPEMMTEAPHGMVPVYPRRIDLENVERLRGFEATTVVETVSELEAALATRLDSVRPERRLVNV, via the coding sequence ATGACCGGGGAATCTCCCGACCCCGCTTCGCCGCGGCTTGCCTGGGCGCTGACCGGATCCGGCCATTACATTAAGGAGACGCTCGACCTGATGGCGCGGCTGGCGCCGCTCGACGTCTTCCTCAGCAAGGCGGCCGAGGAGGTGATGCGCATGTACCGCCGCCGCGACGGCAACTTCCCGCCGGGCACCCGCCTGTTCCGCGACCGTGCCGCCAGCGCGCCGCAGATCGGGCGGTTCTATTTCGGCGAGTACCACACGCTGGTGGTGGGGCCGGCCACCTCGAACACGGTCGCCAAATGCGTGCAGGGGATCTCCGACACGCTGCCGACCAACGCCTTCGCCCAGGCCGGCAAATGCCGGGTGCCCTGCATCGTCTTCGCCTGCGACACAGCGCCGGAAATGATGACCGAGGCGCCGCACGGCATGGTGCCGGTCTATCCCCGGCGCATCGACCTGGAGAATGTCGAACGGCTGCGCGGGTTCGAGGCGACCACCGTCGTCGAAACCGTTTCCGAACTTGAAGCGGCGCTGGCAACGCGCCTGGACTCCGTGCGTCCGGAAAGGCGCCTGGTGAATGTCTGA
- a CDS encoding DUF6513 domain-containing protein has product MSDNLVFVTGKLAEPRLRAVLNGMASSPFRFDVVQIGVSVAALMTEELIRRRLPPPPPGSRVILPGRTRCDLAALSGHFGVTFERGPEELRDIPAYLGGRAARTDLSRHAVTIFAEIVDAPHRSVDTLLETAARLRRDGADVIDIGCHPGERFEGLEAAVAALVAAGHTVSVDSADPEELLRGASAGASYLLSLNEDTLWVLDRTAATPILIPGKARDLDSLCRAVDRLRTSGRRFLADPVLDPIHYGFTESVVRYHDLRRRYPDIEMLMGIGNLTELTDADTTGTTALLMGMVSELSIGAVLTLQVSPHARTAVREADRARRIMHAAAESGSLPKGIDDGLLALRDRRPFAGTPAEIAETARSIRDPSFRVEVAEDGVHVYNRDGHHVATDPYRLYPLLGLAEDGGHAFYMGVELQKAFLAWQLGKRYVQDEDLSWGCTVETAAEADSDIHGFKTAGTTLQERRRACGRAS; this is encoded by the coding sequence ATGTCTGACAACCTCGTCTTCGTGACCGGAAAGCTGGCGGAGCCACGCCTGCGGGCGGTGCTCAACGGGATGGCGTCCTCACCTTTCAGGTTCGACGTGGTGCAGATCGGCGTCAGCGTCGCCGCCCTGATGACCGAGGAACTGATCAGGCGCCGCCTCCCGCCGCCGCCGCCGGGTTCCCGGGTGATCCTGCCCGGCCGGACCCGCTGCGATCTGGCGGCACTGTCCGGGCATTTCGGTGTCACCTTCGAACGCGGGCCGGAAGAACTGCGCGACATCCCCGCCTATCTCGGCGGGCGGGCGGCGCGGACCGACCTGTCCCGCCATGCGGTGACGATCTTCGCGGAGATCGTCGACGCCCCCCACCGCTCCGTCGACACTCTGCTGGAAACCGCCGCAAGGCTGCGCCGTGACGGTGCCGACGTGATCGACATCGGCTGCCACCCCGGCGAACGGTTCGAAGGGCTGGAGGCCGCCGTCGCCGCCCTGGTCGCCGCCGGCCACACCGTCAGCGTCGACAGCGCCGACCCCGAGGAGCTGCTGCGCGGGGCGTCGGCCGGTGCCTCCTACCTGCTCAGCCTCAACGAGGACACGCTGTGGGTGCTGGATCGGACGGCCGCCACCCCGATCCTGATTCCGGGCAAGGCGCGCGACCTGGACTCGCTGTGCCGCGCCGTCGACCGGCTGCGGACCTCCGGCCGGCGTTTCCTCGCCGATCCGGTGCTCGACCCCATCCATTACGGCTTCACGGAGTCGGTGGTCCGCTATCACGACCTGCGCCGGCGCTATCCCGACATCGAGATGCTGATGGGCATCGGCAACCTGACCGAACTGACCGACGCCGACACCACCGGCACCACGGCTCTGCTGATGGGCATGGTGTCGGAACTGTCCATCGGCGCCGTCCTGACCCTGCAAGTCAGCCCGCATGCCCGCACCGCCGTGCGCGAGGCCGACCGGGCGCGGCGGATCATGCATGCCGCCGCCGAAAGCGGCAGCCTGCCCAAGGGCATCGACGACGGGCTGCTGGCTCTGCGCGACCGCCGTCCCTTCGCCGGCACCCCGGCCGAGATCGCGGAGACCGCCCGCAGCATCCGCGACCCCTCCTTCCGGGTGGAGGTGGCCGAGGACGGCGTCCATGTCTATAACCGTGACGGGCACCATGTGGCGACCGATCCGTACCGTCTCTATCCCCTGCTGGGGCTGGCGGAGGACGGCGGACATGCCTTCTACATGGGGGTGGAGTTGCAGAAGGCCTTTCTCGCCTGGCAGCTCGGCAAGCGCTATGTCCAGGACGAAGACCTCTCCTGGGGCTGCACCGTGGAGACGGCGGCAGAGGCGGACAGCGACATCCACGGTTTCAAGACGGCCGGCACGACCTTGCAGGAGCGCCGCCGGGCCTGCGGAAGGGCATCATGA
- a CDS encoding DUF447 domain-containing protein, producing MILETIVTTLGADGTPHIAPFGVTRTGEGLAIAPFRPSVTLNALEATGRAVVNLTDDARLFAGCLTGRRDWPLVPATAIAGVRLVDSLAHWEVEVVRVEADPVRPRFHCRCVHEEAHRPFAGHNRAAAAVIEAAILCSRLHLLPREKVEREMAYLAIAVEKAAGAREREAWGWLCDRLAAFRAEADRKAEPKVLS from the coding sequence ATGATCCTGGAAACCATCGTCACCACGCTGGGCGCCGACGGCACCCCGCACATCGCGCCCTTCGGCGTCACCCGGACCGGAGAGGGTCTGGCGATCGCCCCCTTCCGCCCCTCCGTCACGCTCAATGCGCTGGAGGCCACCGGCCGGGCCGTGGTCAACCTCACCGACGATGCGCGGCTGTTCGCCGGCTGCCTGACCGGACGGCGGGACTGGCCGCTGGTCCCGGCGACCGCCATCGCGGGTGTGCGTCTGGTCGACAGCCTCGCCCATTGGGAGGTGGAGGTTGTTCGGGTGGAGGCCGACCCGGTGCGCCCGCGCTTCCATTGCCGATGCGTCCATGAAGAGGCGCATCGGCCCTTCGCCGGCCACAACCGCGCCGCCGCCGCCGTGATCGAGGCCGCGATCCTGTGCAGCCGCCTGCATCTGCTGCCGCGGGAGAAGGTGGAACGGGAAATGGCTTACCTTGCCATTGCCGTCGAAAAAGCCGCCGGAGCGCGGGAACGGGAGGCCTGGGGCTGGCTGTGTGACCGTCTGGCGGCCTTTCGGGCCGAAGCTGACCGCAAGGCCGAGCCAAAGGTGCTTTCATGA
- a CDS encoding (5-formylfuran-3-yl)methyl phosphate synthase: MIRMLASVTDPEEADLAVEAGADLIDLKNPREGALGALPADLIRACLATVSGRRPVSATIGDLPMDPDITAMAVSRTAATGVDIVKMGIVAGGDPAACIEAAALARGASALVGVILADLTPPTPDLVHAMADAGFIGVMLDTGLKDGRSLRDHLSTDALADFIGRARDAGLSAGLAGSLRLADIPPLAALGPSILGFRGALCQGGARREVMDPDRIAEVIRSVRGHRGPT, from the coding sequence ATGATCCGCATGCTCGCCAGCGTGACCGATCCCGAAGAAGCCGATCTTGCGGTGGAGGCCGGCGCCGACCTGATCGATCTGAAAAATCCGCGCGAGGGCGCCCTGGGCGCGTTGCCCGCCGACTTGATCCGCGCCTGCCTCGCAACGGTATCCGGACGACGGCCGGTCAGCGCCACCATCGGCGATCTGCCGATGGATCCAGACATCACGGCGATGGCCGTCTCCCGGACGGCGGCCACCGGGGTCGACATCGTGAAGATGGGGATCGTCGCCGGCGGCGACCCGGCCGCCTGCATCGAGGCGGCGGCACTGGCACGCGGCGCTTCCGCGCTGGTCGGCGTCATCCTTGCCGACCTGACGCCCCCCACGCCCGATCTGGTTCATGCCATGGCCGATGCCGGCTTCATCGGCGTGATGCTGGACACCGGACTGAAGGACGGCCGCAGCTTGCGCGATCATCTGTCCACCGACGCGCTGGCCGATTTCATCGGACGGGCACGCGATGCCGGATTGTCGGCAGGGTTGGCCGGGTCCCTGAGGCTTGCCGACATCCCCCCTCTTGCGGCGCTGGGTCCGTCGATTCTCGGCTTTCGCGGCGCCCTGTGCCAGGGTGGCGCACGACGCGAGGTGATGGACCCGGACAGGATCGCCGAGGTCATCCGAAGCGTGCGCGGTCACCGTGGGCCGACCTGA
- a CDS encoding transglutaminase-like domain-containing protein — protein sequence MRIRLGYQLTFSFPAPTPMIVMLNVHYSRVGDLEQPDHIVTSVPAPIQGYRDSFGNWCSRLVAPAGLVTISADSIIRDSGLPDPAEPGAVQHRVDELPADTLLFLLGSRYCETDVLSDEAWRLFAGTAPGWARVQAICDFVHGHVTFGYEHSRPTRTAAQTYAEKRGVCRDYAHLAIAFCRAMNIPARYCTGYISDIGEPPPYAPMDFAAWMEVYLGGRWHVFDPRNNAPRIGRILIAQGRDAADVPLTHTFGPNTLTGFKIWTDEVVA from the coding sequence ATGCGTATACGACTGGGTTACCAGCTGACCTTCAGCTTTCCCGCTCCCACGCCGATGATCGTGATGCTGAACGTGCATTACTCGCGCGTCGGAGACCTGGAGCAGCCCGACCACATCGTCACCAGCGTACCGGCACCGATCCAGGGTTACCGCGACAGTTTCGGCAACTGGTGCAGCCGGCTGGTCGCGCCCGCCGGACTTGTCACCATCAGCGCCGACAGCATCATCCGGGACAGCGGGCTCCCCGACCCGGCCGAGCCCGGCGCCGTGCAGCACCGGGTGGACGAGCTGCCGGCCGACACCCTGCTGTTCCTGCTGGGCAGCCGCTATTGCGAGACGGATGTCCTGTCGGACGAGGCGTGGCGGCTGTTCGCGGGCACCGCACCGGGATGGGCGCGGGTCCAGGCGATCTGCGATTTCGTCCACGGCCATGTGACCTTCGGCTACGAGCATTCGCGCCCGACGCGGACCGCGGCCCAGACCTATGCCGAGAAGCGTGGGGTCTGCCGTGACTACGCTCATCTCGCCATCGCCTTTTGCCGCGCCATGAACATTCCCGCGCGCTACTGCACCGGCTACATCAGCGACATCGGCGAGCCGCCGCCCTATGCGCCGATGGATTTCGCGGCCTGGATGGAGGTGTATCTCGGTGGCCGCTGGCATGTCTTCGACCCACGGAACAACGCCCCCCGGATCGGACGAATCCTGATCGCCCAGGGGCGCGACGCCGCCGATGTGCCGCTTACCCACACCTTCGGCCCCAACACGCTGACGGGATTCAAAATCTGGACGGACGAGGTGGTCGCCTGA
- a CDS encoding YsnF/AvaK domain-containing protein, with the protein MSTIVVGLYKETGSAKKAFQALIAAGCQETDIETFGGADSADKAAQGLLGHGFGKELADQYGAAVRQGHTLVAADIADQDADAAEAILDENGAIDLPEASSAQKAARNEDSKKAGSGGTVEQETLQSVKEEVEIGKRRVAKGGVKLTSEVTETPVRETVTLRDEAVDVEHRKVDRPLSPDEEKAAFGEKTVELTATSETPEITKEARVVEEVVLSKTASEREQVVEASARRTDVKVEPIGGKSGNTGNKR; encoded by the coding sequence ATGAGCACGATCGTCGTTGGACTTTACAAGGAAACCGGTTCCGCCAAGAAGGCCTTCCAGGCCCTGATCGCGGCGGGCTGCCAGGAAACGGACATCGAAACCTTCGGCGGCGCCGACAGCGCCGACAAGGCGGCCCAGGGCCTGCTGGGGCATGGCTTCGGGAAGGAACTGGCCGACCAGTATGGCGCTGCCGTCCGCCAGGGCCACACCCTGGTCGCGGCCGACATCGCCGACCAGGACGCCGACGCTGCGGAGGCGATCCTCGACGAGAATGGAGCCATCGACCTGCCGGAGGCTTCCTCGGCGCAGAAGGCGGCCCGGAATGAGGATAGCAAGAAGGCGGGCAGCGGCGGCACCGTCGAGCAGGAGACCCTCCAGTCGGTGAAGGAAGAGGTCGAGATCGGCAAGCGCCGGGTCGCCAAGGGCGGGGTGAAGCTCACCTCGGAAGTCACCGAGACGCCGGTACGGGAAACCGTGACGCTGCGTGACGAGGCCGTGGATGTGGAACACCGCAAGGTCGACCGCCCCCTGAGCCCCGACGAGGAGAAGGCCGCCTTCGGCGAGAAGACCGTCGAACTGACGGCGACCTCCGAAACGCCGGAGATCACGAAGGAAGCCCGCGTCGTCGAGGAGGTCGTGCTCTCCAAGACCGCTTCCGAACGGGAACAGGTGGTGGAGGCGAGCGCCCGCCGCACCGACGTCAAGGTGGAGCCCATCGGCGGCAAGTCCGGCAACACCGGCAACAAGCGCTGA
- a CDS encoding YsnF/AvaK domain-containing protein translates to MTSSEHGPQTLLAVEEQVGVGKRRQVTGTVRARTVSHEREQAVEADLSVETLEVERVPIGRFVDGPIPDRQDGDTTVISVIEEVAVVEVRLKLVEEVRITRRTESRKMTDHVTLRRQDVVVDRDPAPEDSVA, encoded by the coding sequence TTGACCAGTTCGGAACACGGGCCGCAGACGCTCCTCGCCGTCGAAGAGCAGGTGGGCGTCGGCAAACGCCGACAGGTCACCGGAACCGTCCGCGCCCGCACCGTCAGCCACGAGCGGGAACAGGCGGTCGAAGCCGACCTGTCGGTGGAAACGCTGGAGGTGGAGCGGGTGCCCATCGGGCGCTTCGTCGACGGTCCGATCCCCGATCGCCAGGACGGCGACACCACCGTCATCTCGGTGATCGAGGAGGTGGCTGTCGTGGAGGTCCGCCTGAAGCTGGTGGAAGAGGTCCGGATCACCCGCCGTACCGAAAGCCGCAAGATGACCGACCACGTCACGCTGCGCCGTCAGGACGTCGTGGTCGACCGGGATCCGGCGCCGGAAGACTCCGTGGCCTGA
- a CDS encoding sensor histidine kinase, which yields MPANSRDQKDAEKMVREEEARGGPFVVAAESTLMPMLIADPTLPDVPIVFVNAAFIKLSGYAREEVLGKSYHFLSGSDTDPEVARAIDLALRAGEAIVRQVQLYRKDGAQLWVLQHAAPVFEEDRIRYHFVSFVDNTARKAAEDDLRQLNEDLDRRVSSRTERLDELNHQLASEVERRIDVERVLRNTLHDKDLLLRDKDDLMREVNHRVKNTLQMASSFLRIQMSVAQSQEPAVQEALHSAVERLDRMAEIHEKLYRAQGLQEIEFGGYLGMLCRDLLASFGAAQGLQVVLDIDTDEAFLKPDQAIPLALIANEAMINALKYAFPDGRSGRIAVSFRHTSRSLLRLTIGDDGVGMSATPRSGSLGLTLMELLAEQIDGGVTVRSDKGTTVTVSIPA from the coding sequence ATGCCTGCTAATTCCCGCGACCAGAAGGACGCAGAGAAGATGGTGAGGGAGGAGGAGGCGCGCGGCGGTCCCTTCGTGGTGGCCGCGGAATCGACGCTGATGCCGATGCTGATCGCCGATCCGACCCTGCCGGATGTGCCGATCGTCTTCGTCAATGCCGCCTTCATCAAACTCAGCGGCTACGCGCGGGAGGAGGTACTGGGCAAGAGCTATCACTTCCTGTCCGGCTCCGACACCGACCCGGAGGTGGCGCGCGCCATCGACCTGGCCCTGCGCGCCGGGGAGGCCATCGTGCGTCAGGTGCAGCTCTACCGGAAGGATGGAGCTCAGCTATGGGTGCTCCAGCATGCCGCTCCCGTCTTCGAGGAAGACCGCATCCGCTACCATTTCGTGTCCTTCGTCGACAACACCGCGCGCAAGGCGGCGGAAGATGACCTGCGGCAACTCAACGAGGATCTCGACCGCCGCGTCTCGTCGCGCACCGAACGGCTGGACGAGCTCAACCACCAGCTCGCCAGTGAAGTCGAGCGCCGCATCGACGTGGAGCGGGTGCTGCGCAACACGCTGCACGACAAGGACTTGCTGCTGCGCGACAAGGACGACCTGATGCGGGAGGTGAACCACCGGGTCAAGAACACCCTGCAGATGGCCTCGTCCTTCCTGCGCATCCAAATGAGCGTCGCTCAGAGCCAGGAACCGGCCGTGCAGGAGGCACTGCACAGCGCCGTGGAACGGCTGGACCGCATGGCCGAGATCCACGAGAAGCTCTACCGGGCGCAGGGGCTGCAGGAGATCGAATTCGGCGGCTATCTGGGGATGCTGTGCCGCGACCTGCTGGCGTCCTTCGGGGCCGCGCAAGGCCTGCAGGTGGTCCTGGACATCGACACCGACGAGGCCTTCCTGAAGCCGGACCAGGCCATCCCGCTCGCCCTGATCGCCAACGAAGCGATGATCAACGCGCTGAAATACGCCTTCCCGGACGGACGGTCCGGCCGCATCGCCGTCTCGTTCCGCCACACCTCGCGCAGCCTTCTGCGCTTGACCATCGGCGACGACGGCGTCGGCATGTCCGCGACCCCGCGCTCCGGTTCGCTCGGCCTGACCTTGATGGAGTTGCTGGCCGAGCAGATCGATGGCGGCGTGACCGTCAGGTCCGACAAGGGCACGACCGTCACGGTGTCGATCCCTGCATGA